A part of Variovorax sp. HW608 genomic DNA contains:
- a CDS encoding GMC family oxidoreductase — translation MTSRGEFDFDYLIVGSGFGGSVSACRLAEKGYSVAVMEMGKRWKAEDFPKTNWNYRRWIWRPGLGLQGFFNLRPFRHVMIICGNAVGGGSITYANTLLVPPEHVWDEGSWAGAADWKREMPQHYAQAERMLGVTDNKLYGPADHMLKKMGEAAGVGHTFRPTRVATFFPPEGEPGGKTYPDPYFGGVGPERATCTACGGCMTGCKHNAKNSLDKNYLYFAEKRGAKIHEQTKVVDVRPLRGKADGSEGYEVTTERSTAWFAKRRRTWRARNVVFSGSSLGTMELLFRLKQGGSLPNVSDDLGNRVRTNSESILGVRFPGKDVDMSGGVAIGSSIYIDEHTHIEATRYTRGSDAMGLLMTLMVGGKAGWTRIFTWLWAALRHPLSFLRVANPIGSARRTLIFLVMQTLDASLRMRLKRHWWWPFGKLLSSEGQPIPTYIPQANAFTEKMAKTFGGLPVTTISEILLNVPLTAHCMGGCAIAKSPEHGVIDPQNRVFNYRNLYVVDGSMLGANLGVNPSLTITALAERAMSYIPAKDAAVRRKAA, via the coding sequence ATGACTTCGCGTGGCGAATTCGACTTCGACTATCTCATCGTTGGCTCCGGCTTCGGCGGCAGCGTGTCCGCCTGCCGACTCGCGGAGAAGGGCTATTCCGTCGCCGTGATGGAGATGGGCAAACGCTGGAAAGCCGAGGACTTCCCAAAGACCAACTGGAACTATCGCCGCTGGATCTGGCGCCCCGGCCTGGGCCTGCAAGGCTTCTTCAATCTGCGGCCCTTCCGCCACGTCATGATCATCTGCGGCAACGCCGTGGGCGGCGGCTCGATCACCTATGCCAACACCCTGCTGGTTCCGCCGGAGCACGTCTGGGACGAGGGCTCCTGGGCCGGCGCCGCCGACTGGAAGCGCGAGATGCCGCAGCACTACGCGCAAGCCGAGCGCATGCTCGGCGTGACCGACAACAAGCTCTACGGCCCCGCGGATCACATGCTGAAGAAGATGGGTGAGGCCGCCGGTGTCGGCCACACCTTCAGACCCACCCGCGTCGCCACTTTCTTTCCGCCCGAGGGCGAGCCCGGCGGCAAGACCTATCCCGATCCCTACTTCGGCGGCGTGGGCCCGGAACGCGCCACCTGCACCGCCTGCGGCGGCTGCATGACCGGCTGCAAGCACAACGCCAAGAACTCGCTCGACAAGAACTACCTGTATTTCGCCGAGAAGCGCGGGGCGAAGATCCACGAGCAGACCAAGGTCGTCGACGTGCGCCCGCTGCGCGGCAAGGCCGACGGCAGCGAGGGCTACGAGGTCACCACCGAGCGCTCGACGGCCTGGTTCGCCAAGCGGCGCCGCACCTGGCGTGCGCGCAACGTCGTGTTCAGCGGCTCCTCGCTCGGAACGATGGAACTGCTGTTTCGCCTCAAGCAGGGCGGCTCGCTGCCCAACGTCTCCGACGACCTCGGCAACCGCGTGCGCACCAATTCCGAGTCCATCCTCGGCGTGCGCTTCCCGGGTAAAGACGTGGACATGTCCGGCGGCGTTGCCATCGGCTCGTCCATCTACATCGACGAGCACACCCACATCGAGGCCACGCGCTACACCAGGGGCTCCGACGCCATGGGCCTGCTGATGACCCTCATGGTCGGCGGCAAGGCCGGCTGGACGCGCATCTTCACCTGGCTGTGGGCGGCACTGCGGCACCCGCTGTCTTTTCTACGGGTGGCAAACCCGATCGGATCCGCGCGGCGAACCTTGATCTTCCTGGTGATGCAGACGCTGGACGCCTCGCTGCGCATGCGCCTGAAGCGCCACTGGTGGTGGCCGTTCGGCAAGCTGCTGTCCAGCGAAGGGCAACCGATTCCGACCTACATCCCGCAAGCCAATGCATTCACCGAGAAGATGGCGAAGACGTTCGGCGGCCTGCCGGTGACGACGATCAGCGAGATCCTGCTGAACGTACCCCTCACCGCGCATTGCATGGGCGGCTGCGCAATCGCGAAAAGTCCCGAGCATGGCGTGATCGACCCGCAGAACCGCGTGTTCAACTACAGGAACCTCTATGTGGTCGATGGCTCGATGCTCGGCGCCAACCTTGGCGTGAACCCAAGCCTGACCATCACCGCGCTGGCGGAACGCGCGATGTCGTACATCCCGGCCAAGGATGCCGCCGTGCGGCGCAAAGCTGCGTGA
- a CDS encoding SDR family oxidoreductase: MSTHQKVAIVTGASRGIGAAISERLARDGFTVALNFAGKAAEAEQLVRKIEAAGGRAITAQADVSDPAAVVRMFDAAEAAFGGVDVLVNNAGIMKLASLADSHDALFDSQVAVNLKGTFNTLRQAARRLRDGGRIVNLSTSVVGLKPETYGVYAATKAAVETMTAILAKELRGRSITVNAVAPGPTATDLFLNGKSDELIARLAKANPLERLGTPADIASAVAFLAGPDGAWINGQVLRANGGMV; encoded by the coding sequence ATGAGTACCCACCAGAAAGTCGCCATCGTTACCGGCGCATCCCGCGGCATCGGAGCCGCCATCTCCGAACGTCTCGCCCGGGACGGTTTCACCGTCGCCCTCAACTTCGCGGGCAAGGCCGCCGAAGCCGAGCAGCTCGTCCGCAAGATCGAAGCCGCGGGCGGGCGCGCCATCACCGCGCAGGCCGACGTGAGCGACCCGGCCGCCGTGGTCCGGATGTTCGATGCCGCGGAGGCGGCATTCGGGGGTGTGGACGTGCTGGTCAACAACGCCGGCATCATGAAGCTGGCCTCGCTGGCCGACAGCCACGACGCGCTCTTCGACAGCCAGGTCGCCGTCAACCTCAAGGGCACCTTCAACACGCTGCGCCAGGCCGCGCGGCGCCTGCGCGACGGCGGCCGCATCGTCAACCTCTCGACCAGCGTGGTCGGACTGAAGCCCGAAACCTACGGTGTCTACGCTGCCACCAAGGCCGCCGTCGAGACGATGACCGCGATCCTTGCGAAGGAACTGCGCGGCCGCTCGATCACGGTCAATGCCGTGGCGCCAGGCCCGACCGCAACGGATCTGTTCCTGAACGGCAAGTCGGACGAACTGATTGCCCGCCTCGCCAAGGCGAATCCGCTGGAGCGTCTCGGCACTCCGGCCGACATCGCCAGCGCCGTCGCCTTTCTCGCCGGTCCCGACGGCGCCTGGATCAACGGCCAGGTGCTGCGTGCGAACGGCGGCATGGTCTGA
- a CDS encoding transporter substrate-binding domain-containing protein translates to MRTIPWLTAAVFGLLIAGCAGIAPSQELRQALAPTGKLRVALYVGAPASIIRGATTDESKGVGFDLGKELARRIGVPFEPVVYPSPGAIMGGLKSGEWDLTFFGPSPERESVLNFTAPFLVIEHGYLVPAGSPILTIDAVDQPGTRIGAPQGGSVNAFLVRTIKNATVIASPSVSAGEEMLKSGKADVFAANKANLFELSDKLPGSRVLDGRIGVDEVAIALPKGREPGMAYVRKYIEAAKSEGLVKAAVQRAGLRGATDK, encoded by the coding sequence ATGAGAACGATCCCTTGGCTTACTGCTGCGGTATTTGGACTTCTCATTGCAGGTTGCGCGGGTATCGCACCTAGTCAGGAATTGCGACAGGCTCTGGCCCCAACCGGCAAGCTCCGTGTAGCGCTCTATGTCGGGGCGCCCGCGTCCATCATTCGCGGAGCCACGACGGACGAGTCGAAGGGGGTTGGGTTCGATCTGGGAAAGGAACTTGCCCGGCGCATTGGGGTTCCATTCGAGCCCGTGGTGTATCCCTCCCCAGGGGCCATCATGGGCGGCCTGAAGTCCGGCGAGTGGGACCTCACCTTTTTTGGACCAAGCCCGGAGCGCGAAAGTGTCTTGAATTTCACCGCACCTTTTCTCGTCATCGAGCACGGCTACCTGGTTCCCGCCGGCTCTCCTATCTTGACCATCGACGCGGTGGATCAACCGGGAACTCGCATCGGTGCGCCGCAGGGCGGGTCCGTGAACGCATTTCTGGTGCGCACAATAAAGAATGCCACGGTGATCGCAAGTCCGAGTGTTTCCGCCGGGGAGGAAATGCTGAAGTCCGGAAAGGCGGATGTCTTCGCCGCCAATAAGGCAAACCTGTTCGAGTTGTCGGATAAGTTGCCCGGCTCCCGGGTTCTTGATGGTCGGATTGGTGTGGACGAAGTTGCCATAGCACTCCCGAAGGGCCGGGAGCCCGGCATGGCGTATGTGCGAAAGTATATTGAGGCCGCGAAATCCGAAGGACTAGTCAAGGCGGCGGTTCAAAGAGCGGGACTGCGCGGAGCGACTGACAAGTGA
- a CDS encoding LysR family transcriptional regulator, translating to MDRFDAMRLFARIVERRSFTLAANDMEIPRSTATKVIAELEARLGVRLLQRTTRVVRPTLDGEAFHQRCLRILDDVEDAEGAFKGVQPKGQLRIEVQGTLARHFLLPGLPGFFERYPGIQIAMSESDRWVDLVQEGVDCALRWGQLRDSELAARQVATLQRLTCATPAYLEKFGTPVGIDDLGGHRVIGLRSITTGQVTPLEFQRGKELQSLSLCGVLTVTGTESYLASIRLGLGLAQVPRFHVEEDLRSGRLVEILADTPPPSAPVSLLYARSRQLSPRVRAFIDWAAGEFNRHEAPRAP from the coding sequence ATGGATCGTTTTGACGCAATGCGCCTGTTTGCCCGCATCGTGGAGCGGCGCAGCTTCACGCTGGCCGCCAATGACATGGAGATCCCGCGCTCCACGGCGACCAAGGTGATCGCGGAGCTGGAAGCGCGTCTCGGCGTGAGGCTGCTGCAGCGGACGACACGCGTCGTGCGGCCCACGCTGGACGGCGAGGCCTTCCACCAGCGCTGCCTGCGCATCCTCGACGACGTGGAAGACGCGGAAGGCGCCTTCAAGGGTGTCCAGCCCAAGGGGCAGTTGCGCATCGAGGTCCAGGGCACGCTGGCGCGCCATTTCCTGCTGCCGGGCCTGCCCGGCTTCTTCGAGCGCTACCCGGGCATCCAGATCGCGATGAGCGAAAGCGACCGCTGGGTGGACCTCGTGCAGGAAGGTGTCGACTGCGCGCTGCGCTGGGGGCAGTTGCGCGACAGTGAACTGGCCGCGCGCCAGGTCGCTACCCTGCAACGGCTGACCTGTGCCACGCCGGCCTACCTGGAGAAGTTCGGCACGCCGGTCGGGATCGACGACCTGGGCGGACACCGCGTCATCGGGCTGCGCTCGATCACCACGGGACAGGTGACGCCGCTCGAGTTCCAGAGGGGCAAGGAACTGCAGTCCCTCTCGCTTTGCGGCGTGCTCACGGTAACGGGCACCGAGAGCTACCTGGCGAGCATTCGTCTCGGTCTTGGCCTCGCCCAGGTGCCGCGCTTTCACGTCGAGGAAGATCTGCGAAGCGGCCGCCTCGTCGAAATCCTCGCGGACACGCCGCCGCCCTCAGCCCCGGTGTCGCTGCTCTATGCCCGCAGCCGTCAGCTGTCGCCACGCGTACGTGCCTTCATTGACTGGGCCGCCGGAGAGTTCAATCGCCACGAAGCACCTCGCGCTCCTTGA
- a CDS encoding AraC family transcriptional regulator, whose protein sequence is MRLMAEFAADHGLPMRRSLAGTGVREAQLADPSVLVSGEQELRAVRNIVESLGPMPALGLQAGTRYHFTAFGVLGFAIVSSRSARSALDVALRYFNLTFAFTRFVVADTAFETTVTVEDSEVPQDLRQFVVERDIAALLTVQRDLFSAEPILKQLHLRFAPPAQAERYEQFFGLEPVFGAASNLALLDRARMQQPLAQANELALRAAEDQCRRLLDGRKERSGLAGAVRDQFIASTTQMPTMETVAAHLRMTPRTLRRRLFDEGTTFIELRDEVRMTLADELLSGPRLSIEQIAERLGYAEPTSFINAFKRWRGSTPHSFRLTARLLEKV, encoded by the coding sequence ATGCGTCTGATGGCGGAATTCGCCGCCGACCACGGGCTACCGATGCGCCGCAGTCTTGCCGGCACGGGCGTGCGCGAAGCGCAGCTGGCCGACCCTTCGGTACTGGTCAGCGGCGAGCAGGAACTGCGTGCCGTTCGCAACATCGTCGAGAGCCTTGGTCCGATGCCGGCGCTGGGTCTGCAGGCGGGCACCCGCTATCACTTCACGGCTTTCGGCGTGCTGGGCTTCGCCATCGTCAGCAGTCGCAGTGCGCGCAGCGCGCTGGACGTGGCGCTGAGGTACTTCAACCTGACATTCGCCTTCACGCGCTTCGTTGTCGCCGACACCGCCTTCGAGACGACAGTGACCGTGGAAGACTCCGAGGTGCCGCAGGATCTGCGCCAATTCGTGGTCGAGCGCGATATTGCAGCGTTGCTGACCGTGCAGCGCGATTTGTTTTCCGCCGAGCCGATCCTCAAGCAGCTGCATCTGCGCTTTGCGCCCCCGGCGCAAGCCGAGCGCTATGAGCAGTTCTTCGGCCTGGAACCGGTATTCGGCGCCGCATCCAATCTCGCCTTGCTGGACCGCGCGCGCATGCAGCAACCGCTCGCGCAGGCCAATGAGTTGGCGCTGCGCGCCGCAGAGGACCAGTGCCGCCGCCTGCTGGACGGGCGCAAGGAACGCAGCGGTCTGGCCGGCGCCGTGCGCGATCAGTTCATTGCCTCAACCACGCAGATGCCGACGATGGAAACCGTTGCCGCCCATCTTCGAATGACGCCGCGCACCTTGCGACGGCGTCTGTTCGACGAGGGCACGACCTTCATCGAGCTGCGGGACGAGGTGCGCATGACGTTGGCCGACGAGTTGCTGTCCGGTCCGCGTCTTTCAATCGAGCAGATCGCTGAACGGCTGGGCTACGCCGAGCCCACGAGCTTTATCAATGCCTTCAAACGCTGGCGCGGCTCCACGCCGCACTCGTTCCGCCTGACCGCGCGCCTTTTAGAAAAAGTTTGA
- a CDS encoding SDR family oxidoreductase, whose amino-acid sequence MSKVILITGASSGFGRLTAEALARAGHTVYGSMRDVAGRNARNAAAMAAIAGSDIRPIELDVQSDSSAESAVAKIIAQSGRIDVLVHNAGHMMFGPAESFTPEQFAQQYDVNVLGTQRVNRAALPHMRTARRGLLVWVSSSSVAGGTPPYLAPYFAAKAAMDALAVQYARELARWGIETSIVVPGAFTKGTNHFANAGQPADAARLAQYEADGPYKGFGAQVQKAFAEIVPEDADVQGVADRIVDIVDAPAGERPFRVTYDPTQDGADVSFAVVDRIRAEMLHRVGLGDLLKAVV is encoded by the coding sequence ATGAGCAAGGTCATCCTCATCACCGGCGCTTCGAGCGGCTTCGGCCGTCTGACCGCCGAAGCCCTCGCGCGGGCCGGTCACACCGTCTACGGCTCCATGCGCGATGTCGCGGGGCGCAACGCCAGGAACGCGGCGGCCATGGCCGCCATCGCGGGCAGTGATATCCGCCCGATCGAACTGGACGTGCAGTCCGACAGTTCGGCGGAGTCCGCCGTCGCGAAGATCATCGCCCAGAGCGGCCGCATCGACGTGCTGGTGCACAACGCCGGTCACATGATGTTCGGGCCGGCCGAGAGCTTCACGCCCGAGCAGTTCGCTCAGCAATACGACGTGAACGTCCTCGGCACCCAGCGTGTCAACCGGGCGGCATTGCCGCACATGCGCACCGCGCGCCGAGGCCTGCTGGTCTGGGTGTCGAGTTCGAGCGTGGCCGGGGGTACGCCGCCTTATCTGGCGCCGTACTTCGCTGCCAAGGCTGCGATGGACGCACTGGCGGTGCAGTACGCCCGCGAACTCGCGCGCTGGGGCATCGAAACCAGCATCGTCGTCCCAGGGGCCTTCACCAAGGGCACCAACCACTTTGCCAATGCCGGTCAACCTGCCGATGCTGCGCGGCTTGCCCAGTACGAGGCCGACGGGCCGTACAAGGGCTTCGGCGCCCAGGTCCAGAAGGCCTTTGCCGAGATCGTGCCGGAAGATGCCGACGTTCAGGGCGTCGCGGACCGCATCGTCGACATCGTCGACGCGCCGGCAGGGGAACGGCCGTTCCGGGTCACCTACGACCCGACGCAGGACGGCGCCGACGTGAGCTTCGCGGTCGTGGATCGCATTCGGGCCGAGATGCTGCATCGCGTGGGACTGGGTGACCTTCTGAAGGCTGTGGTCTGA
- a CDS encoding LysR substrate-binding domain-containing protein — translation MHAADVRDRAAGLVRIAAPMVIASAILPPLVRRYTQHRPKVVVRIRDAAVERLVDLVAQGDVDLAIGPDRPTSEDVARTSVFESPWVRWCAPDHPLAKKRQLRWSDLRHQPLVTAGRDHERSVAQMRLNLPEDERIVPIDVVDNISTALGIAAEGLAATLSPAYVGIWAEQRWGLVKRRVIDPEVMREVCLYRPVRRVISPAAEGFAEALTDWVRSDAIKKGRRVPLRPARN, via the coding sequence GTGCACGCAGCCGACGTGCGGGACCGTGCCGCGGGGCTGGTTCGCATCGCGGCTCCGATGGTGATCGCGAGTGCCATCCTGCCGCCCCTCGTTCGTCGCTACACACAGCATCGGCCCAAGGTGGTGGTTCGCATCCGGGATGCCGCGGTCGAACGGCTCGTCGATCTGGTGGCACAGGGCGACGTCGACCTGGCGATCGGGCCCGATCGTCCCACCAGCGAAGATGTAGCCCGTACCAGCGTCTTCGAGAGCCCCTGGGTGCGTTGGTGCGCGCCCGATCACCCGCTTGCGAAGAAGCGACAGTTGCGCTGGAGCGATCTTCGCCACCAGCCGCTCGTGACCGCCGGCCGGGATCACGAACGCAGCGTTGCGCAGATGCGCCTGAACCTGCCGGAAGACGAGCGCATCGTGCCGATCGACGTGGTCGACAACATCTCCACGGCGCTCGGCATAGCGGCCGAAGGCCTCGCGGCCACGCTGTCGCCGGCCTATGTCGGCATCTGGGCCGAGCAGCGCTGGGGGCTCGTGAAGCGCCGCGTGATCGATCCCGAGGTGATGCGTGAGGTCTGCCTTTATCGGCCCGTGCGCCGCGTGATCTCGCCGGCGGCCGAGGGGTTCGCCGAGGCCCTGACCGATTGGGTGCGAAGCGATGCGATCAAGAAGGGGCGCCGCGTGCCCCTTCGCCCGGCGCGGAACTAG
- a CDS encoding flavin-containing monooxygenase encodes MGKNASGKAASPTIAIIGTGFGGLGLAIRLMQAGFENFTLFEKAADVGGVWRDNSYPGAACDVPSHLYSFSFEQDRGWANRYGKADEIYQYLRHCADKYGIRPHIRFNSEIAGADFDQARGVWRLRTAGGETHEANVLVSAVGQLNRPAYPKLKGLDTFEGKAFHSARWDHGYDLAGKRVAVIGSGASAIQFVPEIAPLVAHLDLYQRSAPYVLPKPDKEYPPLEKTLFRKLPLLQTLDRAWQYSFHEFRQLGFTNTINEMAIVEHLFQKHIRSIVKNNKFRHRLTPDYPIGCKRILISNHWYKALVRPNVEVIGEDIAEVLPNGIRTSDGKVREVDAIVYGTGFAATDFLAPMEIQGLGGKTLKQAWKEGAEAYLGLTVSGFPNLYMLYGPNTNLGHSSIVYMLESQFNYIVDAVKTLRGRQLRYLDVRGNVLNDFNSEVQERMKKTVWAAGCTSWYQTATGKNTNNWPGFTFEYRKRTRRMKLDEYTAVAA; translated from the coding sequence ATGGGCAAAAACGCGAGCGGCAAGGCGGCTTCCCCGACCATTGCCATCATCGGCACGGGTTTCGGCGGTCTGGGCCTCGCGATCAGGCTCATGCAGGCGGGTTTCGAAAACTTCACCCTGTTCGAGAAGGCCGCCGACGTCGGCGGCGTCTGGCGCGACAACAGCTATCCGGGCGCGGCCTGCGACGTGCCCTCGCACCTGTATTCTTTCTCGTTCGAGCAGGATCGCGGCTGGGCCAACCGTTACGGCAAGGCCGACGAGATCTACCAGTACCTGCGCCATTGCGCGGACAAGTACGGTATCCGCCCACACATCCGCTTCAACAGCGAGATCGCCGGCGCGGACTTCGACCAGGCGCGCGGCGTCTGGCGCCTGCGCACTGCCGGCGGCGAGACGCACGAGGCGAACGTACTGGTGTCGGCCGTCGGCCAGCTCAACCGTCCGGCGTATCCGAAGCTCAAGGGCCTGGATACGTTCGAGGGCAAGGCCTTCCACTCGGCGCGCTGGGACCACGGCTACGACCTCGCCGGCAAGCGCGTCGCCGTGATCGGCAGCGGCGCCAGCGCGATCCAGTTCGTGCCGGAGATCGCGCCGCTGGTGGCACACCTCGACCTCTACCAGCGCTCCGCACCCTACGTGCTGCCCAAGCCGGACAAGGAATATCCGCCGCTGGAAAAGACGCTGTTTCGCAAGCTGCCGCTGCTGCAGACGCTGGATCGCGCCTGGCAATACAGCTTCCACGAGTTTCGCCAGCTCGGCTTCACCAACACCATCAACGAAATGGCGATCGTCGAGCACCTCTTCCAGAAGCACATCCGCTCGATCGTCAAGAACAACAAGTTCCGCCACCGCCTGACGCCGGACTACCCGATCGGCTGCAAGCGCATCCTGATCTCCAACCACTGGTACAAGGCGCTGGTGCGGCCGAACGTGGAAGTGATCGGCGAGGACATCGCCGAAGTGCTGCCGAACGGCATTCGTACCTCGGACGGCAAGGTGCGTGAAGTGGACGCCATTGTCTACGGCACCGGTTTCGCCGCGACCGACTTCCTCGCGCCGATGGAGATCCAGGGGCTGGGCGGCAAGACGCTCAAGCAGGCCTGGAAGGAGGGTGCCGAGGCCTACCTCGGGCTCACCGTCAGCGGCTTTCCGAACCTGTACATGCTCTATGGCCCCAACACCAACCTGGGCCACAGCTCGATCGTGTACATGTTGGAAAGCCAGTTCAACTACATCGTGGACGCGGTGAAGACGCTGCGAGGCAGGCAATTGCGCTACCTCGACGTGCGCGGCAACGTGCTAAACGACTTCAACAGCGAAGTGCAGGAGCGCATGAAGAAGACGGTGTGGGCCGCCGGTTGCACCAGCTGGTACCAAACCGCGACTGGCAAGAACACCAACAACTGGCCGGGCTTCACCTTTGAGTACCGCAAGCGCACGCGGCGCATGAAGCTCGACGAGTACACCGCGGTGGCGGCTTAG
- a CDS encoding alpha/beta hydrolase translates to MKRFLFWLVRLLVRPAMSPGVPAWLQRRWIDTVGLILLGPRRYKAQRQAIAGVAATRIVPAKVDPGRGVLYLHGGGYVVGSAHSHTKLAAWLGQAAKAQVWLPEYRLAPEHASPVALKDALAVYGALLAAAQDPSRLVIAGDSAGGGLALATAIAIRQAGLPPPAALILLSPWTDLSLSGETIRTHAARDAMLKPAWLRWCADAYRGTARADDSGCSPLFADLRGLPPVLIHVGSEEILLSDAERLARRLNATGGTVELHCYDGVGHVFQLHAGVLHEADDSIRTAGQFIERRFTPAPRELEDSP, encoded by the coding sequence ATGAAGCGCTTCCTGTTCTGGCTGGTGCGGCTGCTGGTGCGGCCGGCGATGTCGCCGGGCGTGCCGGCGTGGCTGCAGCGGCGCTGGATCGATACGGTCGGGCTGATCCTGCTCGGTCCGCGCCGATACAAGGCGCAGCGCCAGGCCATCGCCGGCGTCGCGGCGACACGGATCGTTCCGGCAAAGGTCGACCCCGGGCGCGGTGTGCTGTACCTGCACGGCGGCGGCTACGTGGTCGGTAGCGCACACAGCCACACCAAGCTGGCCGCCTGGCTTGGACAGGCTGCCAAGGCGCAGGTCTGGCTGCCGGAATACCGACTGGCGCCGGAGCACGCCAGTCCTGTGGCGCTGAAAGATGCCTTGGCCGTGTACGGCGCACTGCTCGCCGCCGCTCAGGATCCGTCCCGGCTCGTGATCGCCGGCGATTCGGCCGGCGGCGGACTGGCGCTGGCCACCGCCATCGCGATCCGCCAGGCCGGCTTGCCGCCGCCCGCCGCGCTGATCCTGTTGTCGCCATGGACCGACCTGAGCCTGTCCGGCGAAACGATCCGCACGCACGCGGCGCGCGACGCCATGCTCAAGCCCGCCTGGCTGCGCTGGTGCGCCGACGCCTATCGCGGCACCGCGCGCGCCGACGATTCGGGCTGCTCGCCGCTCTTCGCGGATCTGCGCGGCCTGCCGCCGGTGCTGATCCACGTCGGCTCCGAGGAAATACTGCTGTCCGATGCCGAGCGTCTCGCACGGCGGCTCAATGCGACGGGAGGCACGGTCGAACTGCACTGCTACGACGGCGTCGGCCACGTGTTCCAGTTGCACGCCGGCGTGCTGCACGAAGCGGACGATTCGATCCGCACCGCCGGCCAATTCATCGAACGAAGATTCACCCCCGCGCCGCGGGAACTTGAGGACAGCCCATGA
- a CDS encoding methyltransferase family protein, whose amino-acid sequence MKQLSMRRVAAIAGSVVFLVLAPGTLAVYVPWTFTRWHVSPPLLGFLPFRVVGAVLIALGLPVLLDSFARFAIQGLGTPAPIAPPKHLVVTGLYRYVRNPMYVAVVSLIFGQGLLFGSVGVLEYGMVVWLGFHIFVLAYEEPTLRAEFGDEYKEFCANVRRWLPRVKPWRGTGNVTK is encoded by the coding sequence ATGAAACAGCTCTCCATGCGCCGCGTTGCCGCCATTGCCGGATCAGTTGTCTTCCTGGTGTTGGCCCCGGGGACGCTCGCGGTTTACGTCCCGTGGACGTTCACGCGATGGCACGTGTCGCCGCCGTTACTCGGCTTTCTTCCGTTTCGCGTAGTCGGAGCGGTGCTGATCGCCTTGGGCCTTCCCGTTCTGCTGGATTCGTTCGCGCGCTTTGCGATTCAAGGCCTGGGCACGCCGGCTCCGATCGCTCCGCCTAAGCACCTGGTTGTCACCGGGCTCTACCGCTACGTACGCAATCCTATGTACGTGGCCGTTGTCTCTCTGATCTTCGGGCAGGGACTGCTCTTCGGCAGCGTCGGCGTGCTCGAGTACGGCATGGTTGTCTGGCTAGGCTTCCACATTTTCGTTCTGGCCTACGAAGAGCCAACTCTGCGCGCTGAGTTCGGCGACGAATACAAAGAATTCTGCGCCAATGTCCGGCGCTGGCTGCCAAGAGTCAAGCCGTGGCGGGGAACAGGGAATGTCACAAAGTAG
- a CDS encoding TauD/TfdA dioxygenase family protein produces MRVEPLTASIGAELIGVNLAHAAHDDGLFNEMRSLLIEHKVLFLRDQDISRSDHVAFARRFGELEDHPVAGSHPEHPGLVQIYKNPDQPLDRYENAWHTDATWRERPPLGCVLRCVECPPVGGDTIWANMVLAYERLPQHVKSEIAGLRARHSIESTFGAAMPIERRLALKAQYPDPEHPVVRLHPETGEKVLFVNAFTTHFTNFHTPERVRFGQDYSPGAADLLRYLISQAFIPEYQVRWRWKPNSMAIWDNRSTQHYAVMDYAPCHRKMERAGIVGDKPYGVGEKPARVQEAALAV; encoded by the coding sequence ATGCGAGTAGAACCACTGACGGCCAGCATCGGCGCCGAACTCATCGGCGTGAACCTGGCACATGCCGCGCATGACGACGGCCTTTTCAACGAGATGCGTTCGCTGCTGATCGAGCACAAGGTGCTGTTCCTGCGCGACCAGGACATCAGCCGGTCCGACCACGTGGCCTTTGCCCGGCGCTTCGGAGAGCTCGAGGATCACCCGGTGGCGGGGAGCCATCCGGAGCACCCGGGCCTGGTGCAGATCTACAAGAACCCAGACCAGCCACTCGACCGCTACGAGAACGCCTGGCACACCGACGCCACCTGGCGCGAGAGGCCGCCGCTGGGCTGCGTGCTGCGATGCGTGGAATGCCCGCCCGTCGGCGGCGACACCATCTGGGCGAACATGGTCCTGGCGTATGAACGTCTGCCGCAGCACGTCAAGAGCGAGATCGCCGGCCTGCGCGCGCGCCACAGCATCGAGTCCACCTTCGGCGCTGCCATGCCGATCGAAAGACGGCTGGCGCTCAAGGCCCAGTACCCGGACCCGGAGCACCCGGTGGTGCGCCTGCATCCGGAAACCGGCGAGAAGGTGCTGTTCGTCAACGCCTTCACCACGCACTTCACCAACTTCCATACGCCCGAGCGCGTGCGCTTCGGCCAGGACTACAGCCCCGGTGCGGCCGATCTCCTGCGCTACCTGATCAGCCAGGCCTTCATCCCCGAGTACCAGGTGCGCTGGCGCTGGAAGCCGAACAGCATGGCGATCTGGGACAACCGCAGCACCCAGCACTACGCAGTGATGGACTACGCCCCTTGCCACCGCAAGATGGAGCGGGCCGGCATCGTCGGCGACAAGCCCTATGGCGTGGGCGAGAAGCCTGCCCGTGTGCAAGAAGCGGCGCTCGCCGTCTGA